In Armatimonadota bacterium, the genomic stretch CCGTTGCGTCGAAGATCCACACCTAGTGGCACAGCTCCGGGATTCTCAAATTCATCTCGAAGTGAATCCGAGCTCCAATGTGTGTCTGGGCGTTTTTCCTTCGCTGGAGAAGCACTCGCTTCCGCGAATGATGGACGAGGGCCTGAATCTATCGATCAACTCTGACGACCCCCCATTCTTTAACACAACTCTCTCCGACGAGTATCTGCGGTGCGCGGAGACATTCGAGTTCTCCACCGACGTAATCTACTCTCTGGCTGTCAACGCGGCGAAGAACGCCTTTCTCCCTGAACCAGAAAAGCGAGAGTTGATCGCCAAGGTGTCCGCCGGATTCAGTGCGCTTACCAGCGGATTAGATTAGCGCCCCAGACGAGTCCAGCCCCGAAGCCCACAGTCATGACCACCATTCCTTCTTTGAGGCGGCCAGCCTCAACCGCTTCATACAGTGCAAGCGGAATCGAGCCTGCGCTGGTGTTGCCGTATTTTTCCAGATTGACGAAGACCTTTTCCGGGGGCAAGTTCAGTCGCTTTGCTGCGGATTCGATGATTCGAATGTTTGCCTGGTGAGGGACAAAGAGGTCGACTTGGTCGGCAGTCATCCCGGCATCGTGAAGCACCTTTTCGCAGGCGTCGCCCATGGCTCCGATTGCGAATCGATAAACCTCATTTCCGTTCATCTTGATGCCGTAGGTGCGGGCGTACCACTCCTCACTTTTCGGCGGATATTTGGTTCCGCCAAGCTCGTTCATGATGTGTGGCGCGCCGCTGCCGTCGCTCATCAGCGCCGTCTTGATGATCCCTCTGGTGCTGGATTCTTGGTGGCCAAGAACGACAGCGCCTGCCCCGTCTCCGAACAAGATGCATGTCGAGCGGTCGTTCCAGTTGACCTGCTTTGAAAGCGTATCGACGCCGACGATAATCGCGTTGTCGATCTGACCGCTCACGACCATCGCGTTCCCCACCGATGCTGCGTAAATGAACCCGGCACAGGCGGCACCGATGTCAAAGGCGCCAGCATTTTTGAGGCCGAGTTGATCCTGTACGTAGCATGCGGCGGTCGGCCAGTCCCAGTCTCCCGAGACCGTGGCAACGATCACCATATTGATGTCGTTTTTGTCGAGTCCGGAGTTTTCAAATGCCTCTCGAGCCGCAGTAAGGGACAAGTCGAAACAACCTTCGTTAGGACCGCAGATTCTGCGCTGCTTAATTCCCGTGCGTTGAACAATCCACTCGTCGGTTGTATCAACAGTTTTGCTGAGCTCCTCGTTGGTAAGGATTTTCTCGGGGAGTGCGTGCCCGATGCCTTTGACGACGGCGTTTCTGTTCATTAACTTCCAAAGAAGTTACCCGTTTTTGGGGTCGACGAAGTTCTGAGGAAGTTCGCGGTGGACGGCATCTCGGATGTGATCAACTAACTCTGATCGGATCGCCTTGTCGGCCATTAGCACCGCATTCTTGATCGCTTTTGCGTTGCTTCGGCCGTGGGCAATGATGCACGTTCCGTTGAGCCCAAGCAGGGGAGAACCCCCAACTTCGGCGTAGTCCATGTGCTTGCGGATCGGCTTCATCACTTTCTTGAGCGGCCAATACATCGTCTGCATCAACTTGTTCGTCGGGACTCCGGCCTTGATCATCTTGGCAAACATCTCGGCGACGCCTTCAGCGGTTTTGAGGATGGTGTTTCCAACGAAGGCTTCGCAAACCACAACATCGCACGGCGCATTGAACATGTCCTTCCCTTCAATGTTTCCCGCGAACCATTCGTGATGTTCCAATAGCTTAAAAGCTTGTTTTGCAAAGGCGTTGCCTTTGCCTTCCTCTTCGCCGATGTTTGCTAGGTGAACTTTTGGATTTTTGCGTCCCATGACCGCTTCGGCATACGCTCGGCCCATGATGGCGAACTCGACGAGGTGCTCGGGATCAACATCGGGCGATGCCCCGGAGTCCAACAGGAGGAATCCACCGTGCATGTTAGGCAGTTGTGAACCAATCGCAGGACGGTGAATGCCGTGCACCTGTCGCCAAGTGAGAAGTGAGGTGGCACATGCCGAGCCGGTGGATCCCGCCGATACAAAAGCCTTTGCTCTGCCTTCCTTTACCAGACGGCATCCGACCACCATGGAAGAATCCTTCTTCTTTCGGTAAGCGTCCAGAGGCTTCTCGTGCATCTCCACGATCTGGGTCGCGTTGACGATTTCGATATTCTTAGGGAAGTTGGCAGGCAGAAATTTCTCGACAACGTGGGTCGGCCCAACCAGGAGCAACTTTCCGAGAATGCTCGGAGCCGCTTGGAGTCCACCCAGGATAATCTCGCCAGGGTAGTTATCGCCACCCATGGCGTCCAAAACGATGTTCGGCTCGCCGTGCGAGATGACCTCGGAAAGGTGGATCTGCGCGGCCTCGCTCACTCTGCCGGGTCTCCAAGGAGCTTTTTGAGCTTGCCAAGCTCGCTATTGTCGTTATCGATGATACGAGTTGCCCCTTCTGCAAAGATGCGATCACACTCTGCGATTGCATCCCCTTCACACTGAGGGTGGATCGGAAGGTTCAGAAGCAGGGTCTGTTGGATGAGTGCCTCGACCATTAAGTTGTTCTCCTCGAAGAACTTAACCGGCTCATCGGGATCAGCTTCGACTTTTGCGAAGTCCTGGTGGCTCATCGAGCTTGGAATTCCGACCACTCCAAACTGTTCGTCAAGAACAAACTCGATATCCATTTCGAGAGGTTGATCGCATCGCGAGCACTCCAGAACGACCCGAGCTTTGAACTCACCAGTGAGAAGGAGAGCATTGCCTGTCGAGATCGCTTCGAGGAATCCTTCAACGGGGGCGACCAGATCCAGGTCCTCCATTTCAGGAAGTTCTGTGGCAATGTCAACCGCCAGCTCCCGGCCAGGATGCTGGAGAACGTCATTGAGGTCTAGTAAGTCGTCCCTTCGCACCGGACTGAAATTGTACCAGCGTGGCGAATTCCCAAAAAAACCTATCCAAGTGGGAACATAACTTGCTATACTCCGATCACTCTTGTTGCTAGGGATCACTATGCGTCGTCAATTGGATTGGAAACAACTGAAGTGGGGCTTGGGCGTTGGCGCTCTCGCCATCGCGATTTTTGGCTGTGCGGGTAACACCGCTGGCGGCTCTTCTACGGGCTCTACTGCGACCTCCGGGTCCACTGCAACCTCTGGGTCAACTGCCACCTCTGGTGGGCTATTCCCTGATGTAGCGTCTGTCAACCTCTCTGACACGCCTGCTCTCCTTCAATACGTCTTCTTGACGGGTGCTGGACGCGCGCCTTCTACCGAAGTTGCGGTTGCTCGAAACATGGCCGTCACCGACAATTTTGGAATCGAAATGTCGGATCTTACGGAGAAGACGCTGACGCTAACCTCCAATCAGTCGCAGATTCTTCCGACAAACGTTGGTCTCAAGACCACCGAATCAAGAAACTTTACGAAAGTTGACCTCAACGTAGTGAGATACGACCTCAGCGATGATACTGGAACGCGATCGTTCACCAACATCATCGGTATTCCCGGAACGATTCCTTCGGACGTTAGAATCTATAAGGGAAGAGAAAGTCTTGTTCCTCTGTACATGGATGGCTCGACCATCAACACCGAAACAAGAAACATCGCCGGAGTCGATACAGAAGTCGCAGTTTTTGATCGAGCTTGGTTTGATAGCATCAACCAGATCGAAGGAGATACCACGATCGTTCGAGGGTTCTTGAGCGACTACATCTGCTTTGATGTTTCCGCGATTGCATCAGGAAGCCGACCTACCTTGAGCCAAGGCCTTGGAGTCGCCAATCGAATCTTCTTCTCGGGTGACGGATATGCACTCGGGGCAGGGAATCCTGCGGCAGGCGTGGCTGGTGGAGCACCGTTTGAGTCAATCTTCCCAGCTGGGCAAGATGCATCCGTCGTCGGGCGATACTCCGCTCCGGCAACTCTTCCCGGCGGAATCGCAGTGTCGCTTACCCCTGGAAGCTACACCACTTTGGGCGTCGACCCAACCGACGTCACTACGACTGATCCAGTTCTCGCGCGAAAGATCACTTCTTTCCAAGGAACATGGAAGCCGCACTTCCAGCAGCGACAGGACCCTTCGACGGGAACGATCTCAGACGTTGGTTACTTCAAAAACGTCCACTCATTCGAAGCGGTTGCTTTCCCGAGCAGCTTGGACGACGAGCGGCAAGACGTAGTGTTCTTTAACCAGACGATCAGCACCGCACCCAATGGTGCAAAGTCAGCCACGATCACTTCGATCATGTGGGGTTATATCGACATGGGTACCAAGCAGCTGTTCTTGTATCCAATCAAGAACATCGGTGATGCAAATGCAACGACAAACAGAGTCGGCGAAGTTTCTGGTTCAATCGGAACTCAGTACAACTCGGCCGGCGGTTCGACCGTGTCGCCGCAGAAGACTCGTTGGATCGACTTTTCATTCACCTCGCCTCCGGCTGGTTTCCCAAGCAGCGGAAAGATCGTCGTCCTACGCAAGTGATGCCCTGCTAAATGCATAGAATCCTTGCCGGTATCGATACGGAGTACGGACTCCGTATCGAAGGGCGAGGAGCTGAAACCCAAGTCGAGGACTCGGAAGACTTCGTAAGAAGTTATCCGGGTCCTTGTTTTGTTGGCTGGGACTACAGGTTCGAGAACCCGCGCAACGATCTACGGGGCTTTTCAGTTGACCGGCTAGAGGTCGATCCAAACGACGCGAAATTCGACAAAGGCAAGTCTTACGGTGATCCCAAAGATGTTCGAGCGGATCGGGTGCTTCTTAATGGAGCTAGGTTCTACAACGACCACGGCCACCCGGAGTACGCGACTCCGGAGTCCTTCTCAATCTTCGAGTTAGCAAGGCTTGTCTCCGAAGGCGACCAACACCTCCTCGCCACTGCCGGAGCCTACGCCGCCAAAACCGGGCGGCGAGTCACTCTTTATCGCAACAACACCGACTTCCACGGCTCCTCCTTCGGTACGCACGAAAGCTACCTCGTCTCACGCAGACATTCGCCTGAGGCAATCCAAAAAGCCGTCGTCCCCATTCTCATCGCTCGCCAGCTCCTCACCGGGGCCGGAAAAGTCGGTTCCGAAAATGGCGAACCATGCGATTTCCAACTCAGCCAACGTGCCGACCACCTCTCCGAACTCTGCAACCTAGAAACCCTCTGGCGTCGTCCGATCTTCAACACCCGGGATGAGCCTCATGCGGATCCCGCCAAGTGGATGCGGCTCCACGTCATCACGGGAGACTCGAATATGATGGAGGTCTGCTGTGCGCTGAAAGTCGGGTTAGTCAAAGTCGCACTATATCTCTTAGAAGCTGGAGCAGTTCCTAATTACGAGATTGGCGATCCGGTCGAACTTTTCAAAAAGTTCAGCCGAACTGGGGGTGACCTCTTCACACGGCTCGCAGCGAAATCAATATTGATCACCTACCTTGAGGAGCTACAACGCACTTCGTGTCTTGAGGTTGACCCCGAATTGGCATGGGTTTCGACACGGTGCGTTGAGCTTTGTCATCAGCTAGAGTGCGAAGATATTCCACCGAACACGCCAATTGAGTGGCATGCAAAATTTAGATTAGTCAATCAGGTCGAAGAAGGACTTGGAGATGTGGATCTGAGGGCCTATGATCTTGAATTCCATAATGTTGATTCTGATGAAGGTCTGTATGGCGCAGTAATGGATTCAGAGAGCATCGCTGGTGACCTTCCTTGGAACCAACCCGAGAGTGCTCCCATGACCCGAGCCTTCGCCCGATCCGTCGCAGTCACTAAATTCAAAGACCACCTCCAAACCGTCGGCTGGCGAGGAATCACCATCAACAACGAATTCATCGATCTTCCCCCCGAAAAGGAATATCCCGCGACGCTGGCGGACTGCCCGGACGTAGAATCATTCATAGCCGCCCTCAAGGAGATCCGATGATAAACGCCGAACAGCCGCAAAGACAAATGCCCACCACGCCCGAGCGCAAACTCGGCGATGATAGCGGCCCCAAAGCCCCCGATGTCCAAAAGCCCGATGGCGGCAACGAGCTCCTGCGCAGACTCAAGAAAGTCGACCCCGACCAGGCCAAAAAGTATCGCCAGAGGTCCGGCCAGTGATGTCGCCCCTCGCTAAACCGTTCAACGAGTTAGTTCCAGCCCCCTTCAACGAGGCAACCGGTAACCACCCCGAAACCCACGGAACAACCGTCCTCGCGCTGCGCTACAAAGACGGCATCCTCATTTTCGCCGACCGCCGAGCCACGATGGGCAACCTCATCATGTTCGAACAGGCCGAGAAGATCATGGCCTTGGACGACGCAACCGTCGTAGCAATCAGTGGCTCCTTTGCGCGCTCGGTCGAAATCTGCCGCTATCTGAAGCACTCCTTCAAGTACTACCGACGCTCCGTCCTCCAAGAGCTCAGCCTCGAAGGCAAGCTCGCCGAAATCAGCCGATCCCTCGCTGGAAACGCGGCCTCGGCGATGGAAGGCATTGGCGTCTTCCTACCCATCCTCGCTGCCTACAACAAGGACACTGACGACTTCCAACTCTACTTTTTCGACGGGGCCGGAGCGAGGTTCCTCAACGAAGAGTACGCCTGTGCCGGATCAGGCAGCATGCAGATCAAAGGCGTGTTCGAATACCTCCGCCGAAAAGAAGGCTCGTTCGCAAAACGCCCCCTCGATGAAGTTCTCAAAAACGGCCTGGAAATGCTCGACATTGCCGCCACGCTCGACAGCGCAACCGGCGGTTTCCAACGCATCGAACCTGTTGTCCGAGTCCTCGACAAAGATGGCAACCGACCAATCGACGAGAAATCCCTCAAAACCGCCATGCAGGCGGTTCTGAAGGCCGCTAAACCCCTTTAGCCGCCGAGCCGCGCCAGAGCAGACTCAACGGTGTTTCGAGCGAAGTGTAGCGAGTGGTTCCGGCGAGATTCAATGACCGGAATTGCTCGTTTGTCTCCATAGTCCGCCAATGCATTGATGGCTTGGTCCATCGGCGCATACGCCCGGCCCTTCGCAAGGGAGACAAGGAGGTCGAACACTTCTAGTGAACCGGCAGCATCTTTGACCTGCCCAAGCACGCTAATCGCTCTCATCCGCACTGGTCCCGGAGCGAACTCGCGCACCGCCTTTAGAGCCATCGTCCGTGCCCGATCCTTGTCATTCGCCGCAAACCAAGTCAGTGCTCTCGTCTGAGTTTGTAGATTCCACGTGTTCGTGTTCCAGCCCAGCTCAGCGGTAGCCGCGTCGTTTCGAACCGAAATCAGTTTATCAAACGCTGCGTTCCTCATCTCCTCATTGGAGCTCGTAGAGAAAATCCTCTCAAACAAAGGCTCGTTCTTCGATCCCTTGTTCGCCGCAAGCCCCCAAAGAGCCGTCAGTTGGAACTTCGGATTGTTGGAAGATTCCAACACGGTGCGGAGGAAAGAATCAACAGATGTTCGGCGGAGTAACTCTAGCTTCAGGGCATCCGAGCGTGGGCGATCAAACTCTGCCATCCTGAACACGGGGGATAGCTTGTCGATCAAGCGCATTCGCTGCGCATCATTGTCCGCCAACGTCCAGGCACGCTCCCAATCTGCCGACTTGTAGTCCGAAGGATAAGAAATGTCACACAGTAGCCAGGCACCAGGGTCTAAGACGAGAGTCTCGCCGGCGCCCACGACGACTGGGACAGGATCACCAGAGGTTCCACCCAACACACCTCGCCGAGTGACCATTTCACCGTTCATGATCACGTATTCAAGATCGACGTCAAACCCAGGTGTCGTTTGCTTAACGCTAAATCCGTCGGCAGTCTTACTAACCTTGAAGTTCGGAACCCCCTTGGTGTAGAACCACTGCTTGCGGAAGTCTTGCAACTTCGAACTAGACGTCTTCTCGTACGAAGCGAAGAACTGCTCAGTTGTGACGTTCTTCCGACCATACTCACCCAGATAAGCCTTGGTTGCCGACCAGAACTTGGGCTCACCAAGCTGACGCATCAGCATGAACATTCGCGTCGCGCCGCCGGGGTAGGCATTGCCGTCGAACATCTCCATCGGCACGGTATAGTCGGTTCGCACCATCGGATGCTCTTTTGCCGATGCTTTACACCCTTCATAGGTGTTGAATCGTTCGATATGATAAGCACTATCACCGTCGATCTGGCGGGTCACAAAGTGCGGAAGAAACGTTGCCCAGCCCTCGTTCACCCAGATGTGGGCCCAAGTCGGAGTTGTGATGAGGTCACCAAACCACTGGTGTGCCAGCTCGTGAGCATTCAGCCCCCGTGCAGAAGACGTCGCCGCAGCGTTCTCGGGGAAGATCGCCCCGATCGTCTGCGTCGTACAGCTCAAGTTCTCCATTCCGCCAAACATGAACTCTGGCACCACCGACTGGGCGTACTTAGCCCAAGGATAATCGACGCCAGTCAGTTTCGAGTAAATCTCGATGAGCTTGTCAGTTCCTCTGAACGCCGTTCGTGCGGCATCTTCTGCCCCTTTGGGTGCCCAAATCTGCACCGGCTTGCCTTTGAAGTTTCCGTCCGGAATCGCGACATAATC encodes the following:
- a CDS encoding beta-ketoacyl-ACP synthase III; the protein is MNRNAVVKGIGHALPEKILTNEELSKTVDTTDEWIVQRTGIKQRRICGPNEGCFDLSLTAAREAFENSGLDKNDINMVIVATVSGDWDWPTAACYVQDQLGLKNAGAFDIGAACAGFIYAASVGNAMVVSGQIDNAIIVGVDTLSKQVNWNDRSTCILFGDGAGAVVLGHQESSTRGIIKTALMSDGSGAPHIMNELGGTKYPPKSEEWYARTYGIKMNGNEVYRFAIGAMGDACEKVLHDAGMTADQVDLFVPHQANIRIIESAAKRLNLPPEKVFVNLEKYGNTSAGSIPLALYEAVEAGRLKEGMVVMTVGFGAGLVWGANLIRW
- the plsX gene encoding phosphate acyltransferase PlsX; translation: MSEAAQIHLSEVISHGEPNIVLDAMGGDNYPGEIILGGLQAAPSILGKLLLVGPTHVVEKFLPANFPKNIEIVNATQIVEMHEKPLDAYRKKKDSSMVVGCRLVKEGRAKAFVSAGSTGSACATSLLTWRQVHGIHRPAIGSQLPNMHGGFLLLDSGASPDVDPEHLVEFAIMGRAYAEAVMGRKNPKVHLANIGEEEGKGNAFAKQAFKLLEHHEWFAGNIEGKDMFNAPCDVVVCEAFVGNTILKTAEGVAEMFAKMIKAGVPTNKLMQTMYWPLKKVMKPIRKHMDYAEVGGSPLLGLNGTCIIAHGRSNAKAIKNAVLMADKAIRSELVDHIRDAVHRELPQNFVDPKNG
- a CDS encoding DUF177 domain-containing protein; the protein is MRRDDLLDLNDVLQHPGRELAVDIATELPEMEDLDLVAPVEGFLEAISTGNALLLTGEFKARVVLECSRCDQPLEMDIEFVLDEQFGVVGIPSSMSHQDFAKVEADPDEPVKFFEENNLMVEALIQQTLLLNLPIHPQCEGDAIAECDRIFAEGATRIIDNDNSELGKLKKLLGDPAE
- a CDS encoding proteasome accessory factor PafA2 family protein; translation: MHRILAGIDTEYGLRIEGRGAETQVEDSEDFVRSYPGPCFVGWDYRFENPRNDLRGFSVDRLEVDPNDAKFDKGKSYGDPKDVRADRVLLNGARFYNDHGHPEYATPESFSIFELARLVSEGDQHLLATAGAYAAKTGRRVTLYRNNTDFHGSSFGTHESYLVSRRHSPEAIQKAVVPILIARQLLTGAGKVGSENGEPCDFQLSQRADHLSELCNLETLWRRPIFNTRDEPHADPAKWMRLHVITGDSNMMEVCCALKVGLVKVALYLLEAGAVPNYEIGDPVELFKKFSRTGGDLFTRLAAKSILITYLEELQRTSCLEVDPELAWVSTRCVELCHQLECEDIPPNTPIEWHAKFRLVNQVEEGLGDVDLRAYDLEFHNVDSDEGLYGAVMDSESIAGDLPWNQPESAPMTRAFARSVAVTKFKDHLQTVGWRGITINNEFIDLPPEKEYPATLADCPDVESFIAALKEIR
- a CDS encoding ubiquitin-like protein UBact — protein: MINAEQPQRQMPTTPERKLGDDSGPKAPDVQKPDGGNELLRRLKKVDPDQAKKYRQRSGQ
- a CDS encoding proteasome subunit alpha produces the protein MSPLAKPFNELVPAPFNEATGNHPETHGTTVLALRYKDGILIFADRRATMGNLIMFEQAEKIMALDDATVVAISGSFARSVEICRYLKHSFKYYRRSVLQELSLEGKLAEISRSLAGNAASAMEGIGVFLPILAAYNKDTDDFQLYFFDGAGARFLNEEYACAGSGSMQIKGVFEYLRRKEGSFAKRPLDEVLKNGLEMLDIAATLDSATGGFQRIEPVVRVLDKDGNRPIDEKSLKTAMQAVLKAAKPL
- a CDS encoding M1 family aminopeptidase is translated as MLFGSALAATVFFAPDIRPPHQFDLLDVKLDVTLDFKAEAVSGVVSHKLLTTAKNAVLAFDKGPMTIQSVNVVGKGKFKTESTAKNVFVRCTGVPSGTPLTVSLKYSAAPEAGIYFVPAERAYPSKGSLAYTQGEMEDNRYWFPTYDFPNDKTTTELVARVPKGMSVLSNGKLVGTKTVGDQAIWHWKQDQPMSTYLISLVAGDYVAIPDGNFKGKPVQIWAPKGAEDAARTAFRGTDKLIEIYSKLTGVDYPWAKYAQSVVPEFMFGGMENLSCTTQTIGAIFPENAAATSSARGLNAHELAHQWFGDLITTPTWAHIWVNEGWATFLPHFVTRQIDGDSAYHIERFNTYEGCKASAKEHPMVRTDYTVPMEMFDGNAYPGGATRMFMLMRQLGEPKFWSATKAYLGEYGRKNVTTEQFFASYEKTSSSKLQDFRKQWFYTKGVPNFKVSKTADGFSVKQTTPGFDVDLEYVIMNGEMVTRRGVLGGTSGDPVPVVVGAGETLVLDPGAWLLCDISYPSDYKSADWERAWTLADNDAQRMRLIDKLSPVFRMAEFDRPRSDALKLELLRRTSVDSFLRTVLESSNNPKFQLTALWGLAANKGSKNEPLFERIFSTSSNEEMRNAAFDKLISVRNDAATAELGWNTNTWNLQTQTRALTWFAANDKDRARTMALKAVREFAPGPVRMRAISVLGQVKDAAGSLEVFDLLVSLAKGRAYAPMDQAINALADYGDKRAIPVIESRRNHSLHFARNTVESALARLGG